The genome window TGGCGGCTCTTGACGAGTCCTGAGGATTCGTTGATGGCGGGCGGCTCTATTTTGGCGTAGGGTTGGAGCGCGAGCTGGGCGTGGAGGGTGGTGCCTGTCAAAACGAGGAGTGCGAGGGCTCCATTTCTGAGCGGGATCATATGTTGCGCAGAATGTTCTGGAGCACTTCTCCGATCAACCTTGTAAACTCGAGAGCGTGCCACTTTTTACGGTCTACAGACCATTTGAGCAGGAGTTGCTGTGCTCGTTCTCTCTGCGAGCGATTGGGGTAGGTAGGCCTGCCGCTCTGCGGGAGGCATGGTTTCAAAGCCCGCGGAGGGGCTGTTCCACCTGTTTTTATCGCGACCAAGGTCGCTGCTACACTTTTAGCTGCTTTGCTGCTGGTCGTAGAGGGCCTTGTAGAGGGGGCTGCTCTGGTAGAGCTCCTCGTGGCTGCCGCTGGCGGTGATTTCGCCCTCGTTGAAGACGAGGATCTTGTTGGCGTTTTTAATTGTGCTGAAGCGGTGGGCGATGATCAGTACTGACTTTCCGGATACAAGCTTGTCGAGGGCGATCTGGACTTGAGCTTCGGATTCGGAATCGAGGGCGGATGTCGCTTCGTCCAATATGAGAATCGGGGCATTGCGGAGGAAGGCGCGTGCGATGGCGATGCGCTGCTTTTGGCCGCCGGAGAGGCGCGCTCCGCGTTCACCCACAAGGGTGTCGTAGCCGTCGGGGCAGTTTTGTGGATCGCTGATAAAGTCATGGGCAAAGGCTTGGCGGGCGGCTTCCTTGACTTCCTCGTCGGTGGCGTCTTGGCGGCCGAGGCGGATGTTTTCCAGTATGGTATCGTCGAAGAGAACGGGCTCTTGGGAGACGATGGCTATTTGCTCGCGCAGGTCGGAGAGGCGAAAGCGGCGCAGGTCGTGTCCGTCGAGGAAGATGCCCCCGGCGCTCACGTCGTAGAAGCGGGGAACGAGGTTGGCGAAGGTGGACTTTCCGGCGCCGGAAGGGCCGACCAGGGCACAGATATCGCCTTTTTGGATACGGGCGTTGGCCGCTTTAAGGGCGGGGGCGTCGCCGTAGGAGAAGGAAACGTCGTTGAATTCGATGTCGCCAGCAATCGAATCGAGCTCGATGGGGTCGGCGGGGTCGTCGATGTCGACGGGGGATTCGAGGATTTCGGCGATACGCTGATAGGAGGCGACGCCTTTGGAAAGTTCGGAGGCGAAGGTGCCCAGCTTTTTGACGGCGGTGTAAGTGAGGTAGAGGGCGAGGAAGATGGAGGTGAAGACGCCGGCGGGTACTCCGTTGTAGTAGCCGATGATGAAAGCGATGGAGAGTCCGATGGAGGAGCAGACTTCCACTACGGGGCCGAGGCCGAACTGGTATTTGACGACCTTCATCTGGGAGACGAACAGGTCGGCCAGGCGGGAAACGAAGCGGCTGTTTTCGCGATCTTGCAGATTGAAGGCTCGAATTTCGCGGGCTGCGGTGAGGTTTTGGGCGAGGTTGTTGGTGAGGGATCCGAGTTCGGCCTGTTGCTGCCGCGCCTTGCGCTCGATCTTGTGAGTGAACTTGCGGATGGGAAAGATCACGATGGGCAGGGCGATGAGACAGAGGTAGATCTTGTAGACGCCCTCGTTGTTGGCCGCGACCCAGTAGAGGTACCCGATGGCGCCGACGATAGTGGCCGGTTGGGTGATGACGTTGCGGGCGATGAAGGTAAGGGTGACTTGCAACACGGCGGTGTCGGCAGTGATGCGGGAGATGAGGTCGCCTGTCTTGGAGCTTTGGAAGTAGGCCAGCGGGAGGCGCTGGATGCGGTCGAAGACTTGGGCCCGCAGGTCGCGAATGGCGGCCAGTCCCGCGTAATTGAGCAGGTAGGCGCTGGCGAAGACGCAGAAGCCGAGGACGAGGAAGAGTATAGGGAAGCTGGAAGCGACTCCGATGACCTGGGAAGTGCTGAGGCTACGGTCGTCGGAAAAAATGAGAGTGAAAAGCCGCTCTACGCCGGTGGTCAATCCGCCGCCGGTCACGAGTCCTCCGACCGAGCCGAGAATCATGGCGAGGATGACGGACTTTTTGTGGTCAGCCAGGAGGCTGAGGAAGGTCTTTAGGTCTTTTATCACAGGTGGTGGAAAGAAGATTGCTGAGAAAGAGGGAGGGTTAACCACATTTAGAGTGGTAGGGACAAGGAGAATGCGTAGCCGGGATGGGGCGCTCCCCTGTCGAACCCTTCGCGGCCAAGGTCGCTCCTACCTGCTCAGTTTTTTGCAGACTTCACGTCGAGGGCGTCGCGGAGGCCGTCGTCGAGGAAGTTCATGGCGAAGAGGGTGGCGGAGAAGAAGAGGGAGGGGGAGGATGGGAATCAGATGTCGAGGGATGCGCTGGTGTCTTGGTGCTTGAGAATGCGAACGACCAGGACATGTTCCTCTTCTTCCCGGAAGTAGATGGAATGCGCTCCGCAGACGCTCCTGCGGTACCCTTTTCGGATGTAGTTTACAGTAGGGTACAGTCGGGGATTTTTTGAGATCAGGGCGAGTCGCTCTTTTATTTTATCTCGGTAGCGGTCGGATTGCTCTCTTTCAAAGCGTTCGTCCCCGTAGCGAGCGATTTGAAGGAGATCGTTTTGGGCGGCGTTGCTGAGACGAACGGGAGTTTTGCTCATCCTTTG of Pelagicoccus enzymogenes contains these proteins:
- a CDS encoding type II toxin-antitoxin system RelE/ParE family toxin; translation: MSKTPVRLSNAAQNDLLQIARYGDERFEREQSDRYRDKIKERLALISKNPRLYPTVNYIRKGYRRSVCGAHSIYFREEEEHVLVVRILKHQDTSASLDI
- a CDS encoding ABC transporter ATP-binding protein, giving the protein MIKDLKTFLSLLADHKKSVILAMILGSVGGLVTGGGLTTGVERLFTLIFSDDRSLSTSQVIGVASSFPILFLVLGFCVFASAYLLNYAGLAAIRDLRAQVFDRIQRLPLAYFQSSKTGDLISRITADTAVLQVTLTFIARNVITQPATIVGAIGYLYWVAANNEGVYKIYLCLIALPIVIFPIRKFTHKIERKARQQQAELGSLTNNLAQNLTAAREIRAFNLQDRENSRFVSRLADLFVSQMKVVKYQFGLGPVVEVCSSIGLSIAFIIGYYNGVPAGVFTSIFLALYLTYTAVKKLGTFASELSKGVASYQRIAEILESPVDIDDPADPIELDSIAGDIEFNDVSFSYGDAPALKAANARIQKGDICALVGPSGAGKSTFANLVPRFYDVSAGGIFLDGHDLRRFRLSDLREQIAIVSQEPVLFDDTILENIRLGRQDATDEEVKEAARQAFAHDFISDPQNCPDGYDTLVGERGARLSGGQKQRIAIARAFLRNAPILILDEATSALDSESEAQVQIALDKLVSGKSVLIIAHRFSTIKNANKILVFNEGEITASGSHEELYQSSPLYKALYDQQQSS